In the genome of Pseudomonas fluorescens, the window GGCGTTTATTCGAAGGCCGTGATGCACGTTCCGCTGGAGGTGGCGCAAGCGGCGCGCATTGAGGCGGCTCGGCTGGACGCCGACTGCTGCGTGGCCATTGGCGGCGGCTCGACCATCGGCCTGGGCAAGGCGATTGCGATGGATTCCGGCCTGCCCATCGTGGCGGTGCCGACCACCTATGCCGGTTCCGAGATGACGCCGATCTATGGCTTGACCGAAAACCGCCTGAAAAAAACCGGACGAGATCCCAAGGTCTTGCCCAGGACCGTGATCTACGATCCGCAATTGACCCTGACCCTGCCATCGCAGATATCCGCCTGCTCGGGCATGAACGCCATGGCCCACGCGGTCGAGGCACTGTATGCCCAGGATGCCAACCCGATCATCGGCTTCATGGCCGAAGAGTCGATTCGCTCCCTGGCGCAGGCCTTGCCGGGCGTGGTCAGCAATCCCGATGACCCCGAGGCGCGCAGCCAGGCGTTGTATGGCGCGTGGCTGGCGGGCATTTGCCTGGGCTCGGTCGGCATGGCCTTGCACCACAAGCTCTGCCACACCCTGGGCGGCACGTTCAATCTGCCCCATGCCCAGGCGCACGCTATCGTCTTGCCCCACGCCGCGCATTACAACCGCGAAGCGGCAGCGGGGCCATTGCAGCGGGCTGCACGGGCATTGGGCGGGAGCGAGGCGAGTGAGGTCGGTGCCTTGCTGTACGCACTGAACCAGAAACTGGGCATTCCACTGGCCCTGGCAGACATCGGCTTCCCGGCAAGCGGCCCGGCCGAAGCCGCACAAATCGCCTGCGCCAGCCCTTACTACAACCCGCGGCCATTTGAACAAGGCCCGATTGAGGCGTTGTTGAACCGTGCCCTGAAAGGTCAGGCCCCAGCCTGATCTGCCAGCCACTTTTATCCTCGTCGGAATAACAACAATGACCGATCAAGACAAAGCCATAGAGCCACTGATCTCCCAACAGGCAGTGAACAGCTTCAACGATGCGCCCAACGCGCGTTACAGACAGATCATGCAGAGCCTGGTGCGCCACCTGCATGCGTTTGTCAGCGAGGTCGAATTGACCGAACAGGAGTGGATCGAAGGCATTGGTTTTCTGACCGACACCGGGCACAAGTGCGATGGCCTGGTGCGCCAGGAATTCATCCTGCTGTCGGACACCCTTGGCGTTTCGATGCTGGTCGATGCGATCAACCATCGGCACAGCGTGACGGCGACCGAGACCACGGTGTTCGGGCCGTTCTACATCGATGGCATGCCGGATCGCGAATTCGGCGAAAACATGGCCTTCACCGCCGGCGAAACGGCGCTGGTGCGCGGCCGCGTGGTCGACACTCACGGCAATGCACTGGCCGGTGCGGTGCTGGACGTCTGGCAGACCGCTGAAAACGGCATGTATTCCGGCCAGGACACCGAACAACCTTTCGGCAACTTGCGCGGGCGCTATCGCACCGACGCAGATGGGTGCTTCGCAATTCGCACCATTGTCCCGGTGGCTTACCCGATACCGACCGATGGCCCGGTGGGGCGCATGCTCGACGCTGCCAACCGGCATGCGTGGCGGCCAGCGCACCTGCATTTCATGATTGATGTACCGGGCTATCGCAAACTGGTGACGCACCTGTTCAATCACGATGATCCGTACCTGGCGTCCGACGCCGTGTTCGGGGTGAAACAGTCGTTGCAAGTGATCTATGAAGACCTGAACAGCCACGACGATGTGTCCGTCAGGTTGGGTATGGACGTGCCGTTCAAGCGTGCCTGTTATGAATTTGTCATGGAATCCGCGTGAATCATGGGCCAGTTCTTTGCGGTATTTGCCACTGATCATTCGGACGCTCATGCGCTGCGCCAGCGTCTGCGGCCCAATCACCAGGCGCATTTGCGTGCCACAGGAGACCATCGAGTGGTAGTGCGGCTCGGCGGTCCCATCCTCGACGATGCCGGCACGGCGATGACTGGCACGTTGCTGGTCATTGAGGCGGCCAGTCTGCCGGAGGTGGAAGCGTTCATGCAGGATGATCCTTACGTGCAGGCGGGTCTGTTCGCCAGCATTCAGATTCGCCCCTGGCACTGGAGCCTGGGCAACCCTGAACTGCGCGGTTTTCCATGACCGGCATTACCTTGTGCCGACTCGACGACATCGCCGACGGCGGGGCGTTGGGACTGCCGCAGCACCAGCAATTGCATCCTGCGGGGCTGGTGGCGGTGCGTCAGGGCGAACAGGTGTGGGTGTACGTCAACCGCTGCCCGCATTTCTCGGTGCCGCTGGACTTCAATCCGCAGCAGTTCTGCACTTATCGCGGCAAGGTCCTGATGTGCGCCCATCACAGCGCGATGTTTCGTTATGACGACGGGCACTGCATCGACGGCCCGTGTAAAGGCGCGCAACTGGAGGCCGTGCCGGTGCGTTGGGTCGACGACCGACTGGTGATGGAGATCGAGCCCACCGCCGGTCAGTAACCGGGTGGCTGACGGGGGCTGATCTAAACTCCTGTTGGGGGTGAACCACGTTCATCCGGAGGTCATCATGAAAAAATTGTCACCCATCAGTCTGTGTCTCGCCTTGTCGGTTTTGAGTGCCCCGCTATGGGCGCAATCGGTGGTGCCGATGAAAGGGCAAAGTTCGCAACAAACGCAGGCGGATATGTCCGAATGCCAGAGCATCGCCAACAGTCAGGCTGCATCGACGTCTTCGACACCATCGGGCGGGCGGGTCAAAGGGGCGGCAGTGGGGGCTGCTGCCGGCGCCGTGGCGTCTGGTGTGCGCAGTAATCAGCACGATGCGTATGATGATCGTGTCGACAGTGATGTGAAACAGAACGTCCGCCAGGACCGCGCCAAGGAAACCGCCGCGGCCGGTATGGTTGTCGGTGGTTCGCGCCAGCGTCAGGAGCGCCGGGAGCAATCGAATACTACGCAGGTGAACACCACGACGGCTTACACCAGCTGTTTGCAGGGCAAGGGTTATCAGGTCAACCCTTGAACTTACCTTGAACCGGGCACTGACCGCCTGACCAGATCTCAACCTGTGGGAGCGAGCCTGCTCGCGAAGGCGGCGGCACATTCGACATCCCCGTGCCTGATCCACCGCTATCGCGAGCAGGCTCGCTCCCACAGGGGGCTTAAGTGTTTTCTGACTCCGGTTAATTACACGCTTTCTGCTGCTTGAGCCACTTTCATGGGCTGGTGCCGGGGCACTGCTTCAAAGGAAAAGACCCCTGTGGAAACTGCCTATAGCTCAAATCTGACAACCGTTCATCGGTGAACTACGCTGCGATACGTACCCTCGATCTGAATTTCGTGACGTAAGGATCCGACACATGCGGAGCAGGCTGCTCGCTGTAATGTTTACTGTTTTCGGGATGTTTTGGTCGGTGCACCTGTGGGCCGAAGACGCACCGAAGGTGGTTGATGCTCCCGTTGAATTGAAAGTGGCCAACCGCACCATCATGGTGTTTCGCGCGACCATCCTCGGAGAAGCCCCGGCCTCGCGGGTCAAGCGGGCGAAAGCGGTGATCAGTGAGGCGCTGGATGACGCCGATGACCTCAATGTCTCCATCGACCCGATCATGAAAAGCTACATGGTGCTGCTGGGAAGCCGGCGTGCCTTTATCGTTTCGCCCAATGATTTCGACGAGACCGAATACGACTCGGTACAGCAGGCCGCCGAAGCCGCGGCCGGCAAGCTGCGCCAGGTCGTGGCCGAAACCCGGGAGGCGCGCAGCCTGCGGTTGATCCTGCGCTCCGTGGTCGCCGCGTTGATCGCCACCGGCGTTTACATCGCGCTGCTGTTTGGCATGTCGTACCTGCGGCGCAGAGTGCTGAAGAAACTGCCCGAGCTGATGCATCGGCACACCCAGGCCCTGAAAGTCGGAAGGGTGCCGCTGCTCGACGCCAATTACCTGTATCCGTTGGCCAGCCGCCTGCTGGAGCTGGTGCGCTGGATCATCGTGTTGCTGCTGACGTACGAATGGCTGGGCTTTGTCCTGTCGCGCTTTCCCTATACCCGTCCCTGGGGCGAAAGCCTCAACAACTATCTGCTGGAGCTCGGCGGCTATCTGCTGCAAGGGATCGTTGGCGCCATACCCGGGCTGGGCGTGGCGCTGGCAATCTTCTTCATCGCCCGCGGCGCAACCGCGTTCATGCGGCGGATACTGCGCCGCATGGCTGCACCGGGCACCCTCAGTTGGCTCAACCATGAAACCCTGCAACCGACCCAACGCCTGACGTCCCTGGCGATCTGGCTGTTTGCCCTGGCCATGGCCTATCCGTACCTGCCGGGTGCCGGCACCGATGCCTTCAAAGGCTTGTCGGTGTTGATCGGCCTGATGATTTCCCTGGGCGCCACCAGCGTGGTGGGCCAGGCGGCGGCGGGGTTGATCCTGACCTACACCCGAACCCTGCGCCCCGGCGAATTTGTGCGCATTGGCGACTACGAAGGCACGGTGACCGAACTGGGCATGTTCACCACCAGCATTCGCACCGGCCTGGGCGAGGTGCTGACCCTGCCCAACTCGATGATCACCGGCACCGTCACCAAGAACTACTCGCGGGTGGTACAAGGCCCCGGCTACGTGGTCGACACCGTCGTGACCATTGGCTACGACACGCCGTGGCGGCAGGT includes:
- a CDS encoding YciI family protein → MGQFFAVFATDHSDAHALRQRLRPNHQAHLRATGDHRVVVRLGGPILDDAGTAMTGTLLVIEAASLPEVEAFMQDDPYVQAGLFASIQIRPWHWSLGNPELRGFP
- a CDS encoding mechanosensitive ion channel domain-containing protein, with the translated sequence MRSRLLAVMFTVFGMFWSVHLWAEDAPKVVDAPVELKVANRTIMVFRATILGEAPASRVKRAKAVISEALDDADDLNVSIDPIMKSYMVLLGSRRAFIVSPNDFDETEYDSVQQAAEAAAGKLRQVVAETREARSLRLILRSVVAALIATGVYIALLFGMSYLRRRVLKKLPELMHRHTQALKVGRVPLLDANYLYPLASRLLELVRWIIVLLLTYEWLGFVLSRFPYTRPWGESLNNYLLELGGYLLQGIVGAIPGLGVALAIFFIARGATAFMRRILRRMAAPGTLSWLNHETLQPTQRLTSLAIWLFALAMAYPYLPGAGTDAFKGLSVLIGLMISLGATSVVGQAAAGLILTYTRTLRPGEFVRIGDYEGTVTELGMFTTSIRTGLGEVLTLPNSMITGTVTKNYSRVVQGPGYVVDTVVTIGYDTPWRQVEAMLLEAAKRTPGILEVPPAQVFQTALSDFYPEYRLVAQAIPSQPRPRAVLLSMLHANIQDVFNEYGVQIMSPHYLGDPQQEKWVPRDKWYPAPAQETKES
- a CDS encoding dioxygenase; the encoded protein is MTDQDKAIEPLISQQAVNSFNDAPNARYRQIMQSLVRHLHAFVSEVELTEQEWIEGIGFLTDTGHKCDGLVRQEFILLSDTLGVSMLVDAINHRHSVTATETTVFGPFYIDGMPDREFGENMAFTAGETALVRGRVVDTHGNALAGAVLDVWQTAENGMYSGQDTEQPFGNLRGRYRTDADGCFAIRTIVPVAYPIPTDGPVGRMLDAANRHAWRPAHLHFMIDVPGYRKLVTHLFNHDDPYLASDAVFGVKQSLQVIYEDLNSHDDVSVRLGMDVPFKRACYEFVMESA
- a CDS encoding Rieske 2Fe-2S domain-containing protein; the protein is MTGITLCRLDDIADGGALGLPQHQQLHPAGLVAVRQGEQVWVYVNRCPHFSVPLDFNPQQFCTYRGKVLMCAHHSAMFRYDDGHCIDGPCKGAQLEAVPVRWVDDRLVMEIEPTAGQ
- a CDS encoding maleylacetate reductase, giving the protein MNPFVYQSLPTRVVFGWGKLSALAEEIERLGARRALILTTPEQHGLGEQVAALLGDRAAGVYSKAVMHVPLEVAQAARIEAARLDADCCVAIGGGSTIGLGKAIAMDSGLPIVAVPTTYAGSEMTPIYGLTENRLKKTGRDPKVLPRTVIYDPQLTLTLPSQISACSGMNAMAHAVEALYAQDANPIIGFMAEESIRSLAQALPGVVSNPDDPEARSQALYGAWLAGICLGSVGMALHHKLCHTLGGTFNLPHAQAHAIVLPHAAHYNREAAAGPLQRAARALGGSEASEVGALLYALNQKLGIPLALADIGFPASGPAEAAQIACASPYYNPRPFEQGPIEALLNRALKGQAPA